GATCCGGGAACTCGGCATGCAGAGAATCAAATATCCGCATGGCGTTCTCATAGGCAGCGTAGTAGGAGCTTTCCCGGTCAGGGGCGCCTTTCTTCGCGCCATAATCCCCTTTGCGCGCATAATCCAGCACATAGGCGGAATTGATAATGGCAAAGTCCAGCTTCAGATATGCCAGCCGGTTCTCCCTTACCAGCGCTTTCATTCGTTGCAGGATATGGTCTGCATACCCTGTCGATAAAGACATGGTGCAATGTTCATTGGAATTCACGTGCAGGTAAGTGGGTTTCCCCGCTTTGTCGAGCACCGCCCATTCCGGATGCTCCTTGAACACCCTGCTTTCCCTGCTCACGGTAGCCAGGCTCAGCCAGAGGCCGGGCTTCATGCCTTTTTCGATGATATGGTCGCATACCGGTTTCAACCCGTCGGGAAATTTTACGGGATGCGCTTCCCAATCCCCATGGCGGGCCTGCCAGCCGTCATCGATAATGAACAGGTCGGTCCCTGATCCGGACAAACCATCCGCCAGCTTTCGCACCAGTGTATCGCTGATCTTTGTAAAGAAGGGCCGCCAGGTGTTGTAAAAAGAAAAAGGTATTTCATCCCGTTTGAACAGCTTGACTCCCAGCCGGGTGCGGACGAAATCGGCAAAATGCCCCTCGAACGCATCTTCCCATTTATCCGATTTAACCATGCAGATGAAGGCTTTCGGGCTGGTAAAACGTTCTCCCGGCGCCAGCCATTTTTTAAAGGGATAGGGATGACCGATCTCGTTCATCCCGATGGAAACCCGGAGGTTATGCCGGAAGACCTCCGTTTTTTTCAGCACGCTGGGCGCCTCATTCCCCAGAATGAAGCCTTCACGGTCGTAAGTATGGTACACCATTACCGCAGCATCGTGGTGGTTCCCGTCATAAGGCCGCCAGGTGAGGTGGGTGCCGTATTCGGAAATGATGTCCGTCATCTGCTGGCTGATGGGCTCCAGGTTCAGCCGTTCCACTTCCAGGTCCGTGATGGCCACCGGTTTTTGCGTGTTATTGGTGATGATGAGCTGTTTGCGGATAACCGGCAGTTCGTCATACAACTCGTACACCAGTTCCACGGATACCTGTTCGCCCTTCATCAGGACGCGCAGCTCCTGAGCGCTGTCCGGTCTCCGGTGCAGGGATTTGCGGGTAACAATAAAGGTAGCATCTGTGCCGCTGACGCTTCTGCCGTCCACAGCAAAATAAAATTCTTCGGACCCCGACCGGTTATAGTTGCGGCCGGACAGCTTATTCACAAAAACCGCCGTATGGAACCCGTTACGGTCGATAACGAATTGCCTTTGCAGGAAGCGGTTGCCGATCATCGTGGAATCCTGCGCCGTAGCGCTTGCCATAATAACCTGAACAATACATAACAGCAGTACCGGTTTTTTCATTATTCCTGATTATATTAAGCGGGGCTGGCCGGACAGGCCGGTGGAGACTCGCGGATCAATACTTTTCCTCCACACCTGCCCGGGACAGCCCCCCGTTCCGATAATATTGTCATCCTGCTGCCTGCTGGCAGAAAGAGAAAACCTGCGCATCGGAAAACCCGTTCCGATAATATTGTCGCCCTGCTGCCCCGCATCCCCTACGCGGGGAAAAACGAAACCGCCGCAACTTGTCAAGCCAGCGCTTCCTTTCGTGTAATTCCCCTGTCGCCGGAATACCTTACATTTAACTTACGGTATGAACATCCTTAAAAAGATCATCGACTGGCGGCTGCACCATGTGCTGTTCTGGATCGCATTCTTTGTGGTATGGATGGCCCTGCGGATAGATGATTATCCTGACCTGCAGCCCACCGTCCTCGCCGGCCTGCTGAAAGTACTTTCCCTGGCTGCCGCCGTATATTTTACCAATTACATCCTCATCCCCCGTTTCCTCTACACCCGCCGTTACGCCGCATTCGCCCTGAGTTTCACAGTGCTTGTCCTGTTAACGGGTTTTATCGTTATCCGGCTGCTGCACCTCATTCTGCTCCCCTATGCCTCCAGCATCACCCACTGGCCCAATGCCACTTTCCGGGCGCAGGTGTATGATGTGTATATTCCGCTGTTCTTCATGGTGGGCGCTGCTGCCGGAATAAAATTCTATATCGATCAATTGCGGACCTTACACCGCCTGCAAAGCGCACTGAGGGCCGGTGCAGAGCAGGAACTGCAGTTCCTCCGCTCCCAGATCAACCCCCATTCGCTTTTCAATTCCCTGAACACCATCTACTTCCTGATTGATAAAGAGAACCGCCCGGCCCGCGAAACACTGATGAAATTCTCCGAGTTGCTCCGCTATCAGCTGTACGACTGCAATACGGAACAGATCGATATTGAAAAGGAAATACAATACCTGGAAAACTATGTAGCCATACAAAGGCTCCGCCACGATGAGCAATATACCATACAATTCAGCACCGGTGCGGAAGTGAAGGGCTTTCCCATAGCGCCGTTGCTGCTCATCCCTTTTGTGGAGAATGCATTCAAGCACCTCTCCACCCACCATCACAGCGCCGTTCGTATCAGGATGGAGAAACAGGGACAGCAGTTCCGCTTCTCCGTGTTCAATACCACGGAAGAGAAAGCAGCGCCTTCTCCCGGTGGTATAGGACTGGCCAATGTAAAACGGAGGCTGGAGCTGCTGTATCCGGACAAACATGATCTTCAGATCGCGATCAATGATAGCACCTGTAATGTTCAACTAACCATCAATATATGATGAATATCCGCTGTCTCATTGTGGATGACGAGCCACTTGCCCGCAAAGGGCTGAAAGAATATATCGGTGATGTGGATTTCCTGGAGCTGGCCGGGGAATGCGACAGCGCCCCCAAAGCTGCGGCTATTTTGCAGTCACAGCAAATAGATCTGATGTTCCTGGACATCCAGATGCCAAGGATGACGGGCCTGGCATTCCTGCGCACACTGCCCGCGCCGCCGCTGGTGGTGCTGACAACGGCCCATCCTGATTATGCGCTGGAAGGCTTTGAGCTGGACGTGCTCGATTATCTTCTGAAACCCGTGCCATTCGAACGTTTCCTGAAAGCGGTACTGAAAGCCAAAGCACAGCTCAATCTCCGGCAGAAAGGCCAGGCGGACTGGTTTTTCATCAAATGCGATAACAAGCTGGAAAAGATCGCCTTCAGCGATGTGCTGTATGCGGAAGCCCTGCAGAACTATGTGGCTATACACACCACCTCCCGGAAATTCATCACCTACCTGACATTCAAAGGCGTGGAAGATTATCTGCCGGGCGAACGATTCGTAAAAGTGCACAAATCCTTCATTGTGGCCGTGGAGAAAATAGACAGCATCGAAGGGAATGAACTGCTGGTGAACGGGCACCACATCCCCGTCAGCCGTAACCTGAAAGACGAAGTAATGCAGAAGATATTGAATAACCGGTACCTGAAAAGGTAAATCACATCAACCCTTCAGCCGGCGGCGGCTTTTATTGAACAGCATCAGCCCCTTGTCCACTCCTTTCCGCAGCTGCGCCTGTTCTTCCTCAGGCAGTGCCAGTATATCGGTACAGGCTTCGCTGCAACAGCCGTTGTATTTTGCCGCACATTTTTCGCATTGAATGAACAGCAGGTGGCAGCCTTCGTTGGCACAATTGGTATGGGTGTCACAAGGCTCGCCGCACTGGTGGCACTGGCTGATAATATCTTCACTGATTCGCTCCCCGAGACGTTCGTCGAATACGAAGTTCTTGCCGCGGAACTTGTTGGGCAGCCCCCATTCCTTAGCTTTGTTGGCATACCCGATAATGCCGCCTTCGAGATGAAAAACGTTACGGAAACCTCTGTGCAGCATATAGGCCGAGGCTTTTTCACAGCGGATGCCACCGGTGCAGTACATGATGATATTCTTGTCCTTGTAAGGCTCCATCATCTCCGCAGCCATAGGCAGCTGCTCGCGGAAGGTATCCGAAGGCACTTCCTGCGCACGCTCAAAATGCCCCACCTCAAACTCGTAGTGGTTCCGCATATCGATGATCACCGTATCCGGGTCTTCTGCCAGTTTGTTGAACTCCCTGGCATTCACATACCTCCCGCGGTTGTCCATATCGAACGAAGGATCGGTAATCCCGTCCGCCACGATCTTCTCCCTCACTTTGATCCGCAGTACCCAGAACGATTTGCCGTTGTCGTCCACCGCAATGTTCAATCGCACACCGTTGAGAAACGGAATGGAATACAGGTGTTGCTTAAACGCCTCAAAATGATGCTCGGGAATACTGGCCTGCGCGTTGATACCTTCGTGCGCTACGTAAATACGGCCGAAAACCTGTAATTGAAACAGTGCCTGGTACAGCTCATCACGAAAAAGCTGTGGGTCTGCTATTTTGGCGTACTGGTAGAAGGATACCGTTACCCGCCTGAATGTTTCCGCTGCCAACCGGGCTTTCAGCTCGGTGGCAGACAATCTGTTATGTAATACCATGTTGAAATTTTAAGGACCAACGCCGGTGGAACAAAATTTCTGTCACACTAATTTGTGACATGACGCCGCAAATGTACATAAAATACTTATCCACAGCTGAAGCAAACCCGATCATCTTCATTAATATATTGAGAATCAAAACAAATTAGGGGTAATTTATATTTATATGCCTTGTGGGTGTGAACAACCATTGAAAATTGTGGCACGGAATTGGAAAATACGGTTTTACAAGAGGACAGTACCCCGTGAGGAATGAATTGTCACTAACCCTAAATAGGACCTATATGAATATTTATGTTTATTACTTCTTTGCCATTGTGATCGGTTTATGGGCATACCGCCTGTGCGTTTATTTTTTTGGAAGTGACAATACCAAAAAGGCAAGAAGTTATAGAAGACGAGGATAGCATTATCCGGCAAGCAAAAAACAGGGCTGTACGATCATCATCCGTACAGCCTTTGTATTTTATTCGATCCTGAACGCACCGCCGATGATCCCGCCGAAGCCTACCCTTACTCCTACACGCGTGGGCAGCTGACTCTGATACCCTGCTACCACATCCACCCTTATCATCTTGAAAATGTTCTCCAATCCAGCTGATATCTCCACGTAATTATTGTCGCGGTTCACATAAAAAGCGTTGGAACCTGCTACAAGATGCCATTTCAGGCGGTTGAACAAGGGTATCTTGTTCGTGAGCAGGCCATTGAAATGATGCTCTACATTGGCTGTGGCATACAATTTTGCTGATGTGCTGTACTGGTAATAAGGCGCCACCTGAAAACTGTTGAGATAGCGGATGTTATAGAAAGTCCTGTTGCCATTGAAATGCTGAAGGTCGGGGATGCTGACAGCACGGTCGTTCAGGAAACCGCCGGCGGACAGGTTATAGCGCAGCTCACCGAACAGTTTGAAATTCATGTTGTCCCGCATCGATACTTTCCATTTGTCGAAATCAGCATCCAGGAAACCTTTGGTGTACATCACCGAAAACGTGGGGTATTTTGAGCCTATGGCTACGCGGCTGCGGGGATATTCAATGAACCGCTGCCCCGGCTGGTAACTGAGTGAAACGCTGGTGGTCAGCACCTGTTCCCGTTCAAAAGGTAAAGCGGCCAGCTCTTCGGGATGATTGGGGCTAAATATCTTCTTTTCATTTTTGAACAAAACAAAGTCCGTGGTATTCTCCACCGGTATGCGGTCCTCATACAGCGCATTCACACTGAGGCGCAGGGTACTGGGGAACTGGCGGTGAAAACCCAGGCTGCCGAACCAGTTCTCATACAGCTTCATGTAATTCTCTTTCACCAGCAGGGTATAAAGGGAATTGGTCACCGGCCCGATCGGCCCTTCCCTGTTGAACTGCGATATTCTTTTACCACCGCCAACCGTCCATATATTGCCATTGTTCCTACCCCGTCTGCTACCGCCGTAGGTCAGAAACGTGTATGCATTCAGGTGAGTATTGCTGAAGCCGTAGCGAACGACATTGCTCATCTGGAGCCTTTTATTGCCCGGCAGGCTGAAGGTCAGCGAGGGCTGCAGGTTTACGGCCAGCCCTTCCACGGTGTTGTAACTCAGCGCACTGATCAGTGACCGCATGGAAAAGGAATGTGAGGCGATCACCGTATCCCGCTTGAAATACCAGTTATGCCCCCAGGTGTTCATCAGGATGTCCGTCACCTTCACCTTTTGCGGTTTACGGCGCAGGGAATCCAGGTGATAGCGGGAGCGGCTGGAATCCCGCTGGACCTTTGCCGTTGAATCCTTTACCCGGAAGTCCCGCAACTCCTCTTTTTCCAGCGGCATGGGACGAATGCTGTCCCAATATCGCAAGTCCCGCTCATTCACATCCTTCTGGTATTTGATCACTACTTTCCCGAAATATCCTTTGGGGAAAACAGGTTGCAGGTCATAGTTGGAATATACATTGACGAAATTGCCTGCCAGATCGAAGCCGAACTTTTTCAGCACAGCATAGACCACCTGGTCTTTCGTCCGCCAGACCTCTTTGTTCACCGGTACATGCGTTTGCCTGATGATCAGGGTATCCGCCAGCTCCAGCTGATATTCCTTCGTCAGCATAAGATCTGTGCTGTGGATGCGCCAATCTTCGTCGGTAATATAAATGTACCCGGCAAAGAGCGGTTCATATTTGCGACGGGGCATCACTTTGATCTTGTGCACCATTTTTCCGTCTTCCATGAATGAGCCTTCCAGGCGGTAGCGGTAATATGCCAGGGCATTCTCCGAGATGGGGGAAATAAACCCGCGCGGCCCTATCTGCGAGGTTACCGCTTCCACATTATTGTCATAAAAACTGATCGTAACCGGGATACTGAAACCCAGCCCTCCCCCGCTTTGCCTGGATGAGATCACATCCAGCTTCGTATCCGGTTCGCGGTGCGATATTTTTGTGACGGATTCTGATAACATGATGATGCCTTTGCCGGTGGAATCCACGCCCATGTCCTCCCGGTCTATCTTCTGACCAAAGAATTTCGTGGGCGTGCTGCGCAGCTTGAACTGGCTTTTGATATAGGCGTCCGCGGTATAGGCCTTCACCTGGTGCTGATAGAAGCTTCTTTTTTTGATGGCCTCCCGGATAATGGCATAAGCGGGGTCTTCCCCTCCGGACTTCACCACTACTTCCCGGATCTGCATGCTGACCGGTTCCATGGCGAACGATACCTCCTGTTCCGCATCCGCTACCTTCACCGTTTTTTCCGCCTTCCGGTAGCCCATGTACTGGCAGATGATGGTATGCTCGCCGGCCGGCAGCTCCAGCTGGTAAACGCCGTTCGCATTGGCGGTGGTACCGTTGGTGGTGCCTTTGATCATGACGGTGGCGTAGGGCAGCGCTTCACCTTTATTGTTGGTAATAAGACCTTTGATGACGCCGGCCTGGGTTTCAACGGCCAGCACAATGGAGAGGGAAAGGAGTAGAATTTTTACCATATATCAAATATAGCAGCCTCCTTTGCAGATTATATGGTTTTTGATGGTTTTAAAGGAACTTTAACAGAGTATGCTCATGCACGCCCAACTTTCTTTCTCCGCAACATACTGGCGGACAACGCGCTCAGCGCGCCCACAATACCGCCCAGCACGGCAGTGATCATCACCATCGCGAAGGGGGAAGCAGACTGAAGAATAAGTTTGCTCATGCGGGTGGCAAGAATGTGATCGTTGCGCAGGTCCATCACTCCCGCCATCATGCCCCACAACAACGCAATACCCAGGAAGCCGCTGAAGAATGCTTTTCCCGGCGTTTGCGGCAACAACAGGGCAATGGCAAATGCGGCGAGCGCAATGCTCCACCAGTCCAGGAACAGCCCCAGGAGGTAAGCGAGGGCCGCAGTGAGTATGAGGGTCAGAAAGAAACGCATATCTGCATGTAAAGGGTTACGAATTGATTTACTGCCAAGTCCGGCGCTGCCGGGAACTCCGGTCTTCCTGACGCCGCCTGCACATTTTCGTGGTCTCAGGATGACATCCCGTCCGCATTCAACAGCTTTTCGCGGCGGCTCTACGCCTTGCTGGCTTCCAGCGCCTGTTCAATATCCGCAATGATATCGCCGACATGTTCCAGTCCCACTGATATCCTGATCAAACCCGGAGTGATCCCCACATTCAGCCTTTCTGCCTCGCTCAGTTTGGCATGCGTGGTGGATGCGGGATGAGAAGCGATACTGCGGCTGTCTCCCAGGTTGGCCGTCAGGCTCAGCAGCTCCAGCTGGTCCAGGAAACGCCGGCCTCTTTCCAGCCCGCCGCTGATCCCGAAACAAACGATCCCGCCACCTGCGGTCATCTGCTCCTTTGCAATGGCATGTTGCGGATGACTGGTCAGCCAGGGATATTTCACCCATTCCAGGTGAGGGTTGCCTTCAAGGGCTTTAGCCAGTGATAATGCGCTTTCGGAATGACGGGCCATGCGGATGTGCAGCGTTTCCAGGCTTCTGCTCAGCACCCAGGCATTAAAGGGTGACAGCGAAGGGCCGGTGCTGCGGCAAAAGGCATACACTTCATCCACCAGTTCTTTGCGCCCCAGCACAATACCGCCCAGTACACGTCCCTGCCCATCGATCCATTTCGTGGCGGAATGGGTTACCAGGTCCGCCCCCAACGCCAGCGGTTTTTGCAGTACCGGAGTGGCAAAGCAATTGTCCACGTTCAGGATGATCTTATGCTTCTTTGCAATAGCTGACAATGCCGTCAGATCTATCACATCCAGCCCGGGATTGGAAGGCGTTTCCACGAAGATCATCTTTGTATTGGGCTTTATCAGCGCTTCGATGGTCTCCGGTTTCGTCATATCGAAATAGGTATGTTCAATGCCCCATTTCGGTAAGAACTTTGTGATAACGGTATGCGTAGAACCGAAGATAGATTGGGAAGACAACAGATGGTCCCCCGTTTTCAGGAATGCCATGAAGCTGCCGAATACGGCGCTCATGCCTGAAGCGGTGGCAAAACCGGCTTCGGCGCCTTCAAGGGCGCACATCCGCTGAATGAACTCCTCTACAGTGGGGTTGCTGAAACGGGTATAGATAAAAGCATCGGTTTCATCCGCAAAAGCGGCGCGCATGGCCTCGGAATCTTCGTAGCAAAAGCTGGAAGTGAGGTACATCGGCGCGCTGTGCTCCATATGCGAAGTGCGTTCGGACTGGATCCTGACTGCTTGTGTTTCCGGGTGGTATGTTGGCTTGTTCGTTCTTTGTTTCATCTGTTTATCCTCATTTTTACGGGTGGATGGAGCCTGCGGTTTGCCGGCTTCATCTGCGGTATAAATCTGTATGATCCGTCGCTTTATGCAGGCAGACGGGATCAGCTATTGAGCTTCACCTCCCAGGTCAATTGGGTTTTGCCCTGACGGAGTGTTTCTGCCACTGAACAATATTTGTTCATGGACAGTTCCACCGCCCGCGATGCTTTATCAGCATCAACATTCCCGCTGATATAAAAAACGATGTGCGCTTTTTCCCATAAAGATGGCTCCTTCCCTTTCTCCCGCTCCGCTTCTATCTCGATGCGGAAGTCCGTGACCTCCTGGCGCTGCTTCTTGAGGATCATCACCACGTCTATCGCCGAGCAGCCGCCAAGGCCCATGAGCAGCATCTGCATGGGGCGTACGCCATTGTTCTTGCCACCGTTCTCCACGGAGGAATCCATTAATACTTTGTGGCCCTGTTCGTCCACAGCTTCCATATTAAACCCGTCGTCAATTCTTTGTAAGGCGATCTTCATAATGCAGTGATGTTAAAAATAATATTCAAAGATATGGCATATAGCGGAAAAACCCGAACCTGACGAACGGCATTCGTAATCCGGGATTTGTAAATCGTCCGCGAC
This genomic stretch from Chitinophaga sp. XS-30 harbors:
- a CDS encoding glycoside hydrolase family 36 protein → MKKPVLLLCIVQVIMASATAQDSTMIGNRFLQRQFVIDRNGFHTAVFVNKLSGRNYNRSGSEEFYFAVDGRSVSGTDATFIVTRKSLHRRPDSAQELRVLMKGEQVSVELVYELYDELPVIRKQLIITNNTQKPVAITDLEVERLNLEPISQQMTDIISEYGTHLTWRPYDGNHHDAAVMVYHTYDREGFILGNEAPSVLKKTEVFRHNLRVSIGMNEIGHPYPFKKWLAPGERFTSPKAFICMVKSDKWEDAFEGHFADFVRTRLGVKLFKRDEIPFSFYNTWRPFFTKISDTLVRKLADGLSGSGTDLFIIDDGWQARHGDWEAHPVKFPDGLKPVCDHIIEKGMKPGLWLSLATVSRESRVFKEHPEWAVLDKAGKPTYLHVNSNEHCTMSLSTGYADHILQRMKALVRENRLAYLKLDFAIINSAYVLDYARKGDYGAKKGAPDRESSYYAAYENAMRIFDSLHAEFPDLLIDCTYEVWGEYYINDFALIQHADYDWLTNYNEDPPLGPIKIRQMCYDRAKVIPAATNLIGNQLIDTDFSRYTFLSLASGKPIIVGDARKLTPELKSWYAKWNAWFKMMDARYQFTRFSQTSDVFPRAGTGNWDGCYKFNREKDGGVLFFYRNGSLDTSRTFAMPLVNALHRYRLFDPETGSVFGEYNGQDLLEKGITVRIPRQFEAKVLGIESVERK
- a CDS encoding sensor histidine kinase, with product MNILKKIIDWRLHHVLFWIAFFVVWMALRIDDYPDLQPTVLAGLLKVLSLAAAVYFTNYILIPRFLYTRRYAAFALSFTVLVLLTGFIVIRLLHLILLPYASSITHWPNATFRAQVYDVYIPLFFMVGAAAGIKFYIDQLRTLHRLQSALRAGAEQELQFLRSQINPHSLFNSLNTIYFLIDKENRPARETLMKFSELLRYQLYDCNTEQIDIEKEIQYLENYVAIQRLRHDEQYTIQFSTGAEVKGFPIAPLLLIPFVENAFKHLSTHHHSAVRIRMEKQGQQFRFSVFNTTEEKAAPSPGGIGLANVKRRLELLYPDKHDLQIAINDSTCNVQLTINI
- a CDS encoding LytTR family DNA-binding domain-containing protein → MMNIRCLIVDDEPLARKGLKEYIGDVDFLELAGECDSAPKAAAILQSQQIDLMFLDIQMPRMTGLAFLRTLPAPPLVVLTTAHPDYALEGFELDVLDYLLKPVPFERFLKAVLKAKAQLNLRQKGQADWFFIKCDNKLEKIAFSDVLYAEALQNYVAIHTTSRKFITYLTFKGVEDYLPGERFVKVHKSFIVAVEKIDSIEGNELLVNGHHIPVSRNLKDEVMQKILNNRYLKR
- a CDS encoding rhodanese-related sulfurtransferase: MVLHNRLSATELKARLAAETFRRVTVSFYQYAKIADPQLFRDELYQALFQLQVFGRIYVAHEGINAQASIPEHHFEAFKQHLYSIPFLNGVRLNIAVDDNGKSFWVLRIKVREKIVADGITDPSFDMDNRGRYVNAREFNKLAEDPDTVIIDMRNHYEFEVGHFERAQEVPSDTFREQLPMAAEMMEPYKDKNIIMYCTGGIRCEKASAYMLHRGFRNVFHLEGGIIGYANKAKEWGLPNKFRGKNFVFDERLGERISEDIISQCHQCGEPCDTHTNCANEGCHLLFIQCEKCAAKYNGCCSEACTDILALPEEEQAQLRKGVDKGLMLFNKSRRRLKG
- a CDS encoding DUF5686 and carboxypeptidase regulatory-like domain-containing protein, which gives rise to MVKILLLSLSIVLAVETQAGVIKGLITNNKGEALPYATVMIKGTTNGTTANANGVYQLELPAGEHTIICQYMGYRKAEKTVKVADAEQEVSFAMEPVSMQIREVVVKSGGEDPAYAIIREAIKKRSFYQHQVKAYTADAYIKSQFKLRSTPTKFFGQKIDREDMGVDSTGKGIIMLSESVTKISHREPDTKLDVISSRQSGGGLGFSIPVTISFYDNNVEAVTSQIGPRGFISPISENALAYYRYRLEGSFMEDGKMVHKIKVMPRRKYEPLFAGYIYITDEDWRIHSTDLMLTKEYQLELADTLIIRQTHVPVNKEVWRTKDQVVYAVLKKFGFDLAGNFVNVYSNYDLQPVFPKGYFGKVVIKYQKDVNERDLRYWDSIRPMPLEKEELRDFRVKDSTAKVQRDSSRSRYHLDSLRRKPQKVKVTDILMNTWGHNWYFKRDTVIASHSFSMRSLISALSYNTVEGLAVNLQPSLTFSLPGNKRLQMSNVVRYGFSNTHLNAYTFLTYGGSRRGRNNGNIWTVGGGKRISQFNREGPIGPVTNSLYTLLVKENYMKLYENWFGSLGFHRQFPSTLRLSVNALYEDRIPVENTTDFVLFKNEKKIFSPNHPEELAALPFEREQVLTTSVSLSYQPGQRFIEYPRSRVAIGSKYPTFSVMYTKGFLDADFDKWKVSMRDNMNFKLFGELRYNLSAGGFLNDRAVSIPDLQHFNGNRTFYNIRYLNSFQVAPYYQYSTSAKLYATANVEHHFNGLLTNKIPLFNRLKWHLVAGSNAFYVNRDNNYVEISAGLENIFKMIRVDVVAGYQSQLPTRVGVRVGFGGIIGGAFRIE
- a CDS encoding PLP-dependent aspartate aminotransferase family protein: MKQRTNKPTYHPETQAVRIQSERTSHMEHSAPMYLTSSFCYEDSEAMRAAFADETDAFIYTRFSNPTVEEFIQRMCALEGAEAGFATASGMSAVFGSFMAFLKTGDHLLSSQSIFGSTHTVITKFLPKWGIEHTYFDMTKPETIEALIKPNTKMIFVETPSNPGLDVIDLTALSAIAKKHKIILNVDNCFATPVLQKPLALGADLVTHSATKWIDGQGRVLGGIVLGRKELVDEVYAFCRSTGPSLSPFNAWVLSRSLETLHIRMARHSESALSLAKALEGNPHLEWVKYPWLTSHPQHAIAKEQMTAGGGIVCFGISGGLERGRRFLDQLELLSLTANLGDSRSIASHPASTTHAKLSEAERLNVGITPGLIRISVGLEHVGDIIADIEQALEASKA
- a CDS encoding OsmC family protein is translated as MKIALQRIDDGFNMEAVDEQGHKVLMDSSVENGGKNNGVRPMQMLLMGLGGCSAIDVVMILKKQRQEVTDFRIEIEAEREKGKEPSLWEKAHIVFYISGNVDADKASRAVELSMNKYCSVAETLRQGKTQLTWEVKLNS